The nucleotide window GATTGGAACCACCCTGGAACTGGAACGCAATATATGCAGTGAAGACGGCCCAAGTATTCTTTCACCTAGTGAAATCGATGGCAAAGTTGAGAGAAATTCAGAAAAAGCACTTAACTGTTCATGAGCAAAATAACTTTCAAAACTAGACTGAATTCATCTTATTAAGGCATGCCACCCTTAGCTCATTGCAATCAATCTAAAAATGAAAAAGAGGATAACAGGCAATATATGTAGATATATAACTCAGCATGACACCTGCAAATTGGGATCACTGGATTACTACAGAAACTAACCACATACCAGACATTGTGACCAAGAACAGCAAGAAGACAGCAGTTACATACTTATATATATGGTATACTATGTTTAGAATATTTTGTACAGAGAAACAGTAGTTAACAGATGAGCGAGATTGGCAACCGTAAATTAGGAACATAATCAGAAATGAACCAGAAAGAGGACGGGGATTCGAAAGGAATTAACTCACTTTTAGCAGTCTTTGTTTTATCTTTCTCACTGATACAAAATTTATGATCTTCCatattcttcttgcccttttggaCAGATTTAGCAAGAGTGACTCTAATATTAACCTGACATGAAATACTAAAAATGTGAGAATCATGTTGAAAAAAAACCCTCCAACTTAGACTAAGATATTACAAGGGACCTTTCAGCTGTTTCCCATCAAATGATTCAAGACACAAGATAGCAGCCTCATGAGTAGTGTAGTGAATGAATGCAAAGTCATTCCTTTTAGCTGGATGCATATCACGTGATAGAGCTACAAGTTCGATGTTTCCATATATCTTGAAAATATCTGTCATCTTAGCTTGATCCCAAGAATTCAATACACCTTCCACAAAGACTGCTTACATCTAAATGTTACTTACAACTCTTTGGAAATTTGTGACTAGCCACTGAAAGCACAATAAAGTATGACGTTCAACTGTGACAGGGCCAATGAAAAAAGACTGAACCATTGATATACAGACATAAAGTAGTACTTGCAAAATCAAATTGTTACAGGTGCTAAATGTCGTAGCCTAATGTACTTCTAAAATCAGAACCGTAGCTGCTATATAAAGTTTCCAGCCTTATTTGAGCCGATACACCACAAATGTGTTAATATCTTCAGAAAATGGATACCAAAAAAAAGTTACAGACCACAAACAGCCTATATATGTATGTGTGCGTCCATGAATGTGCATTGTTCTGCGCGTGCGTGTGGCATGTGCGTCCATGAATgcacgcgcgcgcgcgtgtgtgtgtgtgtgtgtgagagagagagagagagaccttcTGCATCTGTTTTTCATTTGGACCATTCAATGGTTCGGCCCATGCAACTCTTATATTTAAACCCTTGCCAAAAACATCTTTCCTTGAAAGCTTTTTGTATGCTATCTGTGCATCTTTATAAGTCTCTAGTTCAAGAAATGCAAATCCACGATTATATCCTGGATTATTAGAGTCAGGCAGAAGGGTAACAACATCAATGTTCTCAACTCCAATTTTCAGTAGTAGTTTCATGATCTGCTTCAAAGAAAAACACGTAAGCAAGCAGCCAATTATTTAGGAGAGAATATCGAATCAAGTTGTTCACAAGAAAGAAATAGTAGCTACAAGTGCAGTTATGCTCACATCGTCTTTCTTCCATTTCTTATCAAGGTTCCCAAGAAAGATTTTATCATTCCCATCCAGAGCTGCAACTCGAGACTGCTTTCCACAAATCTAGTAATTGGGTTTCAGAGAACAAGGTAACAATCAATATGGAGAAAGACAAGAGAAAGGGAAACATGGAGACAATGAAACATAAGTCACTTTCAACTTGGCTAGTAGACACAACTGTAGTATCACAAGTCCCAATGGCTTTTCATACAAGCAACAGTCATAAAAATATGCTAATGCATAGATTCTAACGAAGCAAAAAAATGTATGGCACACACAGAGTAAAACTCCCCATTAATGTCTACCTCTTTTGCATTGCATTTGCTACAGAAAGCAGACATTTGTGTACATCTTAATACATAGTGTTCAATAAGATAATGCTAGGTATGTTAGACATGATTAACCTTTACCAGATCAATGGTGCTATCCCAAGGAAGGTTAGATTTGTAAAACAAATACAGAATGAACCAAGAACCTAATGTGGCCACAACATTATGTAACTGACAAGTATCAGCACCATATGTTCATATCACCATATCAGGCATCTGGCATGTCAACATATCTACGAGTACTGTATGCACCTAAGGTCTGCACACATACTACAAATTTCACAAAGTGGTTGCCTTTCCCAAGTACCATTGGCTCAATCATGGAAATGGTGCATTGGATAACAAAGTACTCAGATATACCAAACAAATTTAGAAGGTTGTGCCAGGAGATGTGATCAGTAGACTAAGATCAAGTTGGAATAGTTCACTGGCTATGTTGGATCATCAACTGGAACACATGGGTAAAATAATTTTGACATCATGCACATGAGTTGATCCATGGCAAGTGCAGTGATGAATTCATTAATGTTATGCTCTTATATAACTAGCACCGTGCAGCTTGCCCAAAACACTGCGAGTGTGTCATGCAGTGGTATTTCAAACGAAATGTTCAGGTGGGCGTCTTGTCCCCTTTGATTGTTAAACAAAAATTAATGAATTTAGCCATGTGGGTCAAGCACAACCTTAACGTTGCTGAACTTTGCAATGGCCTTCCATGCCTGCGCAGAGTCACGGTAGCGCACAAAGCAGTAGCCTTTGTTCTTCTTTGTCGTTGCATCCATGATCATTCGAACTTCTGTGATCTCCCCGGCCACCGAGAGCGCTGCCCTCACATCCTCCTCCTTCGCGTCCCTACTGAGCCCACCAACAAACACCtccgtcatcctcctctgccgcTCCGACATTACCACCTCAGCCCTGTCCTCACCCCTGCTCCCCGGTTTCTTCTCCACCTCATGCTCACCACCAATATCCATTGCCGGCCCACTGGCTAGTGTTCCTCCCCCCACCGTCCCCTTGCCCAATAGTGTTTCACACACAGCAATTGGATTACCGGTTGTGGCTGGCTTCTCAGTTGTGTTTCCCCCAAAACTCTGCTCCTTCTGCACCACTTCATCCGCGGCAGCATTTCGAGAGGAATCGTCCGGCGCGTGTCCCTTCCCAGGCTGTGACGCTCCGGCAGCAGCTGAAGCTGCctccgccgcagccttcttccgGGCCGCGATCGTGCCTTTGGGGACCTTTTTTCTGATCGTCCGTACCTTTCGTGTGATCTTCCGCGGCTTTGTTGCGGGAGCCGGTTCCGCGGCCGCGTCGGTCGGAGGCGGTGCGGAGGGTTTCTCGTCCACagcagaaggaggaggaggcggcggcgccggcggcaaagaggggttttccgcgggtggaggtggtggcagcggcgaggAGGGTTTTCCCGCGAGTGGCGGCGTTGGCGGCGAAGAGGGTTTTTCCGcgggtggaggtggcggcggaggcggtggagaggGTTTTTCCGCGGGCGGAGAAGGAGGCGGgcggaggtggtggcggcggtgaagAGGGTTTTTCCGCGGGTGGCGGCGGCGAGGGTTTTTGGCGGCGGGTGGAGGCGACTCTGCGTGGTGTGTTAGGGGCGGTTGGGTGGGGGCTGGGACCGCGACCGCTACGGGGacgggtgggggaggaggaggaaggggggTGGTGGCCTTGGGTGGAGTCCGCAACACCCGGCGCTTCTTCGGTGGCACCAGCGCCGACGGCAGCGGCAGCTCCGGCGGCCGGAGCGGCGGGGCGGTTCGGTTGctcggggatggtggaggtggcGGGGGCGTCCCGgaagcggcggccggcggcgtggGGCGGCGGAGTACATGCGTAGCAGTGACTGGCTGCATGACGAATCGCTCGAGGACTCACCAAACGGGCTGTCACTTTGAAAGGTTGGGGTGGAGACCGGAGAGTAGAAGCACCGCACGCGGCGACTTGAAGAGGACATGTTTCGGTGGGGTCCACCACCCCACGTTACTCCTGGTCGACCCTGGGTAGACGTAGGATTTGAAGGAAGTTTGACACGATTTgatttgggccttgtttagatgccatctaaattttttcactctctctccatcacatcaatttttaggcgcttgcatagagtattaaatgtaggtaaaaaaaaactaattacacagtttagttggaaatcacgagatgaatcttttgagcctagttggtccacgattggacaatatttgccaaataagacaaaaatgatactattcatcagattgaaattttttcgcaatctaaacgaggcccaaaTGAATTTCGGGAAGCAGAACGACTACTGTATACcagtagtatttttctctcgtctTTACTTCATTGATGACTCCTGAAACTACCACCCTTGTACTACTGGATTTTAAAATTTTTGaggatattttttatttttaatcttttttaATCAATATTTTATTACTAATATTTGTAAAATTGACCATTTTGGTCACGCCACATGCGCTAGCGCGGTAAGCCGAG belongs to Miscanthus floridulus cultivar M001 chromosome 4, ASM1932011v1, whole genome shotgun sequence and includes:
- the LOC136550992 gene encoding uncharacterized protein isoform X2; the encoded protein is MQPVTATHVLRRPTPPAAASGTPPPPPPSPSNRTAPPLRPPELPLPSALVPPKKRRVLRTPPKATTPLPPPPPPVPVAVAVPAPTQPPLTHHAESPPPAAKNPRRRHPRKNPLHRRHHLRPPPSPPAEKPSPPPPPPPPPAEKPSSPPTPPLAGKPSSPLPPPPPAENPSLPPAPPPPPPSAVDEKPSAPPPTDAAAEPAPATKPRKITRKVRTIRKKVPKGTIAARKKAAAEAASAAAGASQPGKGHAPDDSSRNAAADEVVQKEQSFGGNTTEKPATTGNPIAVCETLLGKGTVGGGTLASGPAMDIGGEHEVEKKPGSRGEDRAEVVMSERQRRMTEVFVGGLSRDAKEEDVRAALSVAGEITEVRMIMDATTKKNKGYCFVRYRDSAQAWKAIAKFSNVKICGKQSRVAALDGNDKIFLGNLDKKWKKDDIMKLLLKIGVENIDVVTLLPDSNNPGYNRGFAFLELETYKDAQIAYKKLSRKDVFGKGLNIRVAWAEPLNGPNEKQMQKVNIRVTLAKSVQKGKKNMEDHKFCISEKDKTKTAKSERILGPSSLHILRSSSRVVPITGDKKSSTDHGLVQVLWELAPWRHEHTGSGRLTRNYPRTLSGEKRPFSALGIDSYCMSRNPHEGHERNTYATSTSSYSASPPAITGYSPPYHHESRRYRLDSDSDSVLSEEPWGGIQMRQACSRKSGMSHDSWH
- the LOC136550992 gene encoding uncharacterized protein isoform X1, coding for MQPVTATHVLRRPTPPAAASGTPPPPPPSPSNRTAPPLRPPELPLPSALVPPKKRRVLRTPPKATTPLPPPPPPVPVAVAVPAPTQPPLTHHAESPPPAAKNPRRRHPRKNPLHRRHHLRPPPSPPAEKPSPPPPPPPPPAEKPSSPPTPPLAGKPSSPLPPPPPAENPSLPPAPPPPPPSAVDEKPSAPPPTDAAAEPAPATKPRKITRKVRTIRKKVPKGTIAARKKAAAEAASAAAGASQPGKGHAPDDSSRNAAADEVVQKEQSFGGNTTEKPATTGNPIAVCETLLGKGTVGGGTLASGPAMDIGGEHEVEKKPGSRGEDRAEVVMSERQRRMTEVFVGGLSRDAKEEDVRAALSVAGEITEVRMIMDATTKKNKGYCFVRYRDSAQAWKAIAKFSNVKICGKQSRVAALDGNDKIFLGNLDKKWKKDDIMKLLLKIGVENIDVVTLLPDSNNPGYNRGFAFLELETYKDAQIAYKKLSRKDVFGKGLNIRVAWAEPLNGPNEKQMQKVNIRVTLAKSVQKGKKNMEDHKFCISEKDKTKTAKSERILGPSSLHILRSSSRVVPITGDKKSSTDHGLVQVLWELAPWRHEHTGSAGRLTRNYPRTLSGEKRPFSALGIDSYCMSRNPHEGHERNTYATSTSSYSASPPAITGYSPPYHHESRRYRLDSDSDSVLSEEPWGGIQMRQACSRKSGMSHDSWH